From Methanomicrobia archaeon:
AGCGCCAAGGTGGACATCGGGCTCTTTCGTGCCAATGTCTTTTTCCTTATAGGAATGCTCGTGATTCACGGCCTTGACCGCTTCATCCCGCACGTACACCTTGATGGGCAGGTCGATGCGCACTGCGATCGCCTCTACCGGGGTGGGCTCATGACCACGCTCGGTATCGGGCTGCATAACTTCCCGGAAGGCCTGACCGTCGCGCTCGTCGCTCTGGCCGATCTCAGACTGGGCATACCGATCGCCATCGCCATCGCGCTTCATAACATTCCCGAAGGCGTTGCCTGTGCCGTACCGCTCTACTGCGCGACCGGCAATCGTAAAAAGGCCTGCCTCTACTCGTTCCTCGCCGGGCTGACCGCACCGCTCGGCGCGATTCTCGCCATACTCATTCTCCTGCCCGTTCTGAATACCTTCGTTCTCGCCGCCGCGATCGCGCTCGTCGCGGGTATCATGGTCTTCATCTGCTTCGATGAGCTCATCCCTATCGCCAACCGCTACGGTAGCGAGCACCTCACTAATATCGGCATCATGCTCGGTATCTTCATGATGATGATCGCGCTCACGCTCTTCGAATGAGCGATGCCACGATCTCTTCTACCGTCGCCGCGTCCGTCGTCTCTGTCTCCACAGACGCATCGTCCAGTACGTAGAACGCGCTCTTCTCCGCCATGCTCTCCTTACTGAGCAGCTTGTCGATCCGCTGGCTCACGAGCAGCTCCGCAGCTTTCATGCCTTTCCGCTTCTCCAGCGTGCGGTACGGGTTCTTGATGATTTCCAGCTTCGTCAGCTCGTTCTTCGCCGTCCGAATATCAAAGAGGCAGAAGTACGCCGCCTCTCCGAAGTGTGCCGAGACCTTCGAGCGCAGCCCGTTATTATC
This genomic window contains:
- the zupT gene encoding zinc transporter ZupT, with the translated sequence MVTTLGIYQALLLTTLAALATGIGSLIAYLIPKPDNRYLSISLGFATGVMIFVAFVDLFCSAKVDIGLFRANVFFLIGMLVIHGLDRFIPHVHLDGQVDAHCDRLYRGGLMTTLGIGLHNFPEGLTVALVALADLRLGIPIAIAIALHNIPEGVACAVPLYCATGNRKKACLYSFLAGLTAPLGAILAILILLPVLNTFVLAAAIALVAGIMVFICFDELIPIANRYGSEHLTNIGIMLGIFMMMIALTLFE